One window from the genome of Phycisphaerales bacterium encodes:
- a CDS encoding aldo/keto reductase, whose product MESVRLGRDGPMISRIGFGCAGIAGHDYGPVEWDQAVAALRAAVDAGVTFVDVANVYGLGRAESIVGEAIPAGEGVVVATKVGLCWDDERRTWRDIRPEAIERSIEGSLRRLRRDVLDVVQVHWPDGNTPVADAVVALARCREQGKVRSVGVCNFTGDEVREALGAVDLVSLQLPASMIQRASFELLGAARDRHGMTPLCYNVLGQGLLTGRYAADDRFAGADVRQRSVLFREPMLGEALARVEAMRGIARERDATIGQVATRWLLDALPGSCAILGTKSAAQAGENCRVIEPLTRDEFESIEAAGAAA is encoded by the coding sequence TTGGAGTCCGTAAGGCTCGGTCGCGACGGGCCGATGATCTCACGCATCGGCTTTGGATGTGCGGGCATCGCGGGGCATGACTACGGGCCGGTCGAGTGGGACCAGGCCGTCGCGGCGTTGCGAGCGGCGGTCGATGCTGGCGTGACGTTCGTCGACGTCGCGAACGTGTATGGGCTGGGTCGTGCCGAGTCGATCGTGGGCGAGGCCATCCCCGCCGGCGAGGGCGTCGTCGTGGCGACGAAGGTCGGGCTGTGCTGGGACGACGAGCGTCGCACGTGGCGCGACATCCGACCGGAGGCCATCGAGCGATCGATCGAGGGCAGCCTTCGGCGGTTGCGGCGAGACGTGCTCGACGTGGTGCAGGTGCACTGGCCCGACGGGAACACGCCGGTAGCCGATGCGGTCGTGGCGCTCGCCCGGTGTCGGGAGCAGGGTAAGGTGCGATCCGTCGGCGTGTGCAACTTCACCGGCGACGAGGTCCGGGAAGCTCTGGGCGCGGTGGATCTGGTGAGCTTGCAACTGCCTGCCAGCATGATCCAGCGAGCGTCGTTCGAGTTGCTCGGCGCGGCGCGGGATCGGCACGGCATGACGCCCCTGTGCTACAACGTGCTCGGTCAGGGGCTGCTCACGGGGCGATACGCAGCCGACGATCGCTTCGCGGGCGCCGACGTCCGCCAGCGGAGCGTGCTCTTCCGCGAGCCGATGCTGGGCGAGGCACTCGCGCGGGTCGAGGCGATGCGGGGCATCGCCCGCGAGCGAGACGCGACCATCGGACAGGTCGCCACCCGGTGGTTGCTGGACGCATTGCCGGGCTCGTGCGCCATCCTGGGGACCAAGTCCGCCGCACAGGCGGGCGAGAACTGCAGGGTCATCGAGCCGCTGACGCGGGACGAGTTCGAGTCGATCGAGGCGGCCGGGGCTGCGGCGTGA
- a CDS encoding sugar transferase, with protein MRTRLGIARLGLRRAFKRGMDAVVSAIALVVLGPALLLIAVLVRLDSPGPALYRSRRVGRDGREFTMLKFRSMRVEESDRGVYHDRITRVGRTLRRHKLDELPQLVNVLFGDMSLVGPRPELPGSALEAQPTGMRPGLTDYASIAFFDLDDVLAGPDPEAVYRSTVVPHKARLRAAYVHSQSTRGDLKIMAGTAVALVGRGRHRRRGAAAWSP; from the coding sequence ATGCGAACTAGGCTCGGCATCGCGCGGCTCGGCCTGCGGCGCGCCTTCAAGCGCGGCATGGACGCGGTAGTGTCGGCGATCGCGCTGGTCGTGCTCGGCCCGGCGCTGCTGCTGATCGCGGTGCTCGTACGGCTCGATTCGCCCGGCCCGGCGCTGTATCGCTCTCGCCGCGTCGGTCGCGATGGCCGCGAGTTCACGATGCTCAAGTTCCGCAGCATGCGCGTGGAGGAGAGCGATCGCGGCGTGTACCACGACCGCATCACGCGCGTCGGCCGGACGCTGCGGCGGCACAAGCTCGACGAGCTGCCCCAGTTGGTCAACGTGCTCTTCGGCGACATGAGCCTGGTGGGGCCGCGCCCCGAGTTGCCCGGGTCGGCGCTCGAGGCCCAGCCGACGGGCATGCGGCCCGGCCTGACCGACTACGCGTCGATCGCGTTCTTCGACCTGGACGACGTGCTCGCGGGGCCCGACCCGGAAGCCGTATACCGGTCGACGGTGGTGCCGCACAAGGCCCGGCTCCGCGCGGCGTACGTGCACTCGCAATCGACGCGGGGCGACCTGAAGATCATGGCGGGCACGGCCGTGGCGCTCGTGGGTCGCGGGCGGCACCGAAGGCGCGGAGCCGCGGCTTGGAGTCCGTAA
- a CDS encoding polysaccharide biosynthesis protein: protein MSPGPYPIIDRIGTEVLRWRGLGADGIEAIGDAFDALAGRTVLVTGSAGSIGGQLARRLAGGRIERLVLVDASEAGQFRLDLDLASTSVPREICLGDVGDEPFVDHVFERFRPQVVLHAAAYKHVPMLEVHPRQAVRSNVLGTRCVAEAADRWGSERLVMVSTDKAVSPAGVMGASKKLAELYLRTRPVDAGCRFSSVRFGNVIESSGNVFEVFARQLELGERLTVTDSRAERYFMTLAEAAALVARAASLGAGGEVFVLNMGQPVSIERIARRMAELAGRDAADAVEFVGLRPGEQLDERLFESHEHPVATGVPGIRRAEGPIVDAELVESAIAMLEDAASTGVDGVGECLVRAMAMVECHPAASGVADAN from the coding sequence ATGTCCCCTGGCCCGTACCCGATCATCGACCGAATCGGCACCGAAGTGCTGCGGTGGCGCGGTCTCGGTGCTGATGGCATCGAGGCGATCGGCGACGCGTTCGATGCGCTCGCGGGGCGGACCGTGCTGGTGACCGGCAGTGCCGGCAGCATTGGTGGGCAGTTGGCCCGGCGCTTGGCCGGCGGCCGGATCGAGCGGCTGGTGCTGGTCGACGCGAGCGAGGCAGGCCAGTTCCGGCTCGACCTCGACCTTGCCAGCACGTCCGTGCCGCGAGAGATCTGCCTGGGCGACGTCGGCGACGAGCCGTTCGTCGACCACGTGTTCGAGCGATTCCGCCCTCAGGTCGTGCTGCACGCCGCGGCGTACAAGCACGTGCCGATGCTCGAGGTCCACCCGCGGCAAGCGGTCCGGTCGAACGTCCTCGGCACCCGGTGCGTGGCCGAGGCGGCCGACCGTTGGGGCAGCGAGCGGCTGGTGATGGTCTCGACCGACAAGGCCGTGTCGCCGGCGGGCGTGATGGGGGCGAGCAAGAAGCTGGCCGAGTTGTACCTGCGGACGCGGCCGGTGGACGCGGGCTGCCGCTTCTCGTCGGTGCGGTTCGGCAACGTCATCGAGTCGTCGGGCAACGTGTTCGAGGTCTTCGCCCGCCAGCTCGAGCTCGGCGAGCGGCTCACGGTCACCGATTCCCGGGCCGAGCGGTACTTCATGACGCTGGCCGAGGCCGCAGCCCTCGTCGCTCGCGCGGCGTCGCTGGGCGCCGGCGGCGAGGTGTTCGTGCTGAACATGGGCCAGCCCGTCTCGATCGAGCGCATCGCCCGCCGCATGGCGGAACTGGCCGGCCGAGACGCGGCGGACGCCGTCGAGTTCGTCGGCCTGCGCCCCGGAGAGCAACTGGACGAGCGTCTTTTCGAGTCGCACGAGCATCCGGTGGCGACGGGCGTGCCGGGCATCAGGCGGGCCGAGGGTCCGATCGTGGATGCCGAACTGGTCGAGAGCGCGATCGCGATGCTCGAGGACGCGGCGTCGACGGGCGTCGACGGGGTGGGCGAATGCCTGGTCCGAGCAATGGCGATGGTCGAGTGCCATCCGGCGGCGAGCGGGGTGGCCGATGCGAACTAG